One segment of Vulpes lagopus strain Blue_001 chromosome 8, ASM1834538v1, whole genome shotgun sequence DNA contains the following:
- the SHISA2 gene encoding protein shisa-2 homolog codes for MWGGRGSPAAAPRSAASLLRLLLAALLAAGARASGEYCHGWLDAQGVWRLGFQCPERFDGGDATICCGSCALRYCCSSAEARLDQGGCDNDRQQGAGEPGRADKDGPDGAAVPIYVPFLIVGSVFVAFIILGSLVAACCCRCLRPKQEPQQSRAPGGNRLMETIPMIPSASTSRGSSSRQSSTAASSSSSANSGARAPPTRSQTNCCLPEGTMNNVYVNMPTNFSVLNCQQATQIVPHQGQYLHPPYVGYTVQHDSVPMTPVPPFLDSLQTGYRQIQAPFPHTNSEQKMYPAVTV; via the exons ATGTGGGGCGGACGCGGCtcgcccgccgccgcgccccggaGCGCCGCCTCGCTGCTGCGGCTGCTGCTGGCCGCGCTGctggcggcgggggcgcgggcgagCGGCGAGTACTGCCACGGCTGGCTGGACGCGCAGGGCGTCTGGCGCCTCGGCTTCCAGTGCCCCGAGCGCTTCGACGGCGGCGACGCCACCATCTGCTGCGGCAGCTGCGCGCTGCGCTACTGCTGCTCCAGCGCCGAGGCGCGCCTGGACCAGGGCGGCTGCGACAACGACCGGCAGCAGGGCGCGGGCGAGCCGGGCCGCGCGGACAAGGACGGCCCGGACGGCGCGGCAG TCCCCATCTACGTGCCATTCCTCATTGTTGGGTCCGTCTTTGTCGCCTTCATCATCTTGGGGTCCCTGGTGGCCGCTTGTTGCTGCAGATGTCTCCGGCCTAAGCAGGAGCCCCAGCAGAGCCGCGCCCCCGGAGGGAACCGCCTGATGGAGACCATCCCCATGATCCCCAGTGCCAGCACTTCAAGGGGCTCGTCCTCCCGCCAGTCCAGCACAGCTGCCAGCTCCAGTTCTAGTGCCAACTCGGGGGCCAGGGCGCCCCCAACAAGGTCACAGACCAACTGCTGCTTGCCCGAGGGGACCATGAACAACGTGTATGTCAACATGCCCACAAATTTCTCTGTGCTGAACTGTCAGCAGGCCACCCAGATTGTGCCCCATCAAGGGCAGTACCTACATCCCCCGTACGTGGGGTACACGGTACAGCATGACTCGGTACCTATGACTCCTGTGCCCCCTTTCCTGGACAGCCTGCAGACGGGCTACAGGCAGATCCAGGCGCCCTTCCCTCACACTAACAGCGAACAGAAGATGTACCCGGCTGTGACTGTGTAA